One Vallitalea pronyensis genomic region harbors:
- a CDS encoding thiazole synthase, with product MNQLVIGGKTLQSRLLIGTGKFPDKKIVPEVVEASGTQVVTMALRRVDLDSKEDNLLDYIPKHCTLLPNTSGARNADEAVRIARLARTMGCGNWVKIEVISDNKYLLPDNMETVRATEILAKEGFVVLPYMNPDLMSAKRLVDAGAATVMPLGAPIGTNRGIRTKELIQIIIEEIDIPVVVDAGIGRPSEAAEAMEMGADAVLVNTAIATANSPVHMGKAFHLAVQAGRLAYEAQLGRQSTYGNASSPLTGFLYEGVNS from the coding sequence GTGAATCAATTAGTCATTGGAGGTAAGACATTACAGAGTCGATTACTAATCGGCACTGGTAAATTTCCAGATAAAAAAATAGTACCAGAAGTTGTAGAAGCAAGTGGAACACAGGTGGTTACCATGGCATTAAGAAGAGTGGATTTGGATTCAAAAGAAGATAATCTTCTGGACTATATTCCGAAGCATTGCACATTACTACCCAATACTTCTGGAGCCCGTAATGCAGATGAAGCCGTACGCATTGCACGTTTAGCAAGAACCATGGGTTGTGGTAATTGGGTAAAAATAGAGGTTATTTCAGATAATAAGTATTTGCTTCCCGATAACATGGAAACAGTAAGGGCAACAGAAATATTAGCTAAAGAAGGGTTTGTGGTCTTGCCTTATATGAACCCAGATCTCATGAGCGCTAAGAGGCTTGTGGATGCTGGGGCAGCAACAGTCATGCCTTTAGGAGCGCCAATCGGTACAAACAGAGGCATTAGAACCAAAGAATTAATCCAAATCATCATTGAAGAAATTGATATCCCAGTTGTTGTTGATGCTGGTATAGGAAGACCATCTGAAGCAGCAGAAGCCATGGAAATGGGGGCAGATGCCGTACTTGTTAATACGGCCATAGCAACAGCCAACAGTCCTGTTCATATGGGAAAAGCCTTCCATCTAGCTGTACAAGCTGGAAGGCTAGCATATGAGGCTCAATTAGGTAGACAAAGTACTTATGGGAACGCATCTTCTCCTCTTACTGGGTTTTTGTACGAAGGAGTTAACTCATGA
- the thiH gene encoding 2-iminoacetate synthase ThiH: MSFYHVYQTIRDDDFYPMHDQTSEKDMMTILHKNILTEDDFLRLLSPMAEMYLEQAAQKAHALSLQYFGKTVLLYTPMYLANYCVNRCVYCSFNTQNVIERRQLTYNEIEEEAKAIASTGLKHILILTGECRKTTPVAYIVNAVKRLKKYFDSVGMEIYPLTEEEYKTVINAGVDSLTVYQEVYDETIYDNVHLSGPKKDYKYRLDAPERACRQKIRSVNIGPLLGLNDWRKEIFFTGMHAKYLQKKYPDVDISISLPRIKPHAGTYEARYDVNDQDLVQALMALKLFLPRVGITISTREAPDFRDNLIPLGVVKMSAGVSTEVGGHALEHGSDSQFEISDPRNVNMIKHAILKKGYQPVFKDWMPF; the protein is encoded by the coding sequence ATGAGCTTTTATCACGTTTATCAGACCATAAGGGATGATGATTTTTATCCTATGCATGACCAAACATCGGAAAAAGATATGATGACCATACTCCATAAAAACATCCTAACAGAAGATGATTTTTTACGTTTATTATCACCCATGGCAGAAATGTATTTAGAACAAGCTGCCCAAAAAGCACATGCTTTATCGTTACAATATTTTGGGAAAACGGTGCTGCTGTATACACCCATGTATTTAGCCAATTATTGTGTGAACAGATGCGTTTATTGCAGTTTTAATACTCAAAACGTCATTGAAAGGAGACAGTTAACTTACAACGAAATAGAAGAAGAAGCAAAAGCCATTGCATCAACAGGTTTGAAACATATTCTTATTTTAACTGGCGAATGCCGAAAGACAACACCAGTAGCATACATTGTTAACGCCGTGAAAAGGTTAAAAAAGTACTTTGATAGTGTTGGAATGGAAATCTATCCTTTAACAGAAGAAGAATATAAAACCGTTATTAATGCAGGGGTAGACAGTCTAACTGTATATCAAGAAGTATATGATGAGACCATCTATGACAATGTTCATCTATCAGGACCAAAGAAGGACTACAAGTATAGGCTGGATGCTCCTGAAAGAGCTTGCAGGCAAAAAATCAGAAGTGTCAACATAGGTCCTCTGTTAGGTTTAAATGACTGGCGAAAAGAAATCTTTTTTACAGGGATGCATGCCAAATACCTGCAAAAAAAGTATCCAGATGTTGACATAAGCATTTCTTTACCTCGTATAAAACCTCATGCTGGCACCTATGAAGCACGATACGATGTAAATGACCAAGATTTGGTGCAAGCCTTAATGGCATTAAAACTCTTTTTACCAAGGGTAGGTATAACCATTTCAACAAGAGAAGCTCCTGATTTTAGAGATAATTTAATACCCTTAGGCGTGGTAAAAATGTCTGCTGGCGTCAGTACGGAGGTAGGTGGTCACGCCTTAGAACATGGCAGT